In one window of Nocardiopsis aegyptia DNA:
- a CDS encoding cell division protein SepF yields MAGAMRKMAVYLGLVEDDRYDHRYADEYDEFDDFDEGAEVQQRDRDAEPPRGEEVRGDDVTDAGDYLGAGDRRGGTTMTASTADLARITTLHPRTYNEARTIGEHFREGTPVIMNLTEMVDSDAKRLVDFAAGLIFGLHGSIERVTNKVFLLSPANVEVTAEDKARIAERGFFNQS; encoded by the coding sequence ATGGCCGGCGCGATGCGCAAGATGGCGGTCTACCTCGGCCTCGTGGAGGACGACCGTTACGATCACCGTTATGCGGACGAATATGATGAGTTCGATGATTTCGACGAGGGCGCGGAGGTGCAGCAGCGTGACCGCGACGCCGAGCCTCCACGTGGCGAGGAAGTACGGGGCGACGACGTGACGGACGCCGGCGACTACCTGGGTGCAGGTGACCGACGCGGTGGCACCACCATGACGGCCTCGACCGCGGACCTGGCGCGAATCACTACGCTCCACCCACGCACCTACAACGAGGCGCGTACTATCGGAGAGCATTTCCGGGAGGGCACGCCGGTGATCATGAACCTGACCGAGATGGTCGACAGCGACGCCAAGCGTCTCGTCGACTTCGCGGCTGGTCTGATCTTCGGTCTGCATGGCAGTATCGAACGCGTGACCAACAAGGTGTTCCTGCTGTCCCCGGCCAACGTCGAGGTGACCGCCGAAGACAAGGCGCGGATCGCCGAGCGAGGGTTCTTCAACCAGAGCTAG
- the ftsZ gene encoding cell division protein FtsZ: MAAPQNYLAVIKVVGIGGGGVNAVNRMIEEGLKGVEFIAINTDAQALLMSDADVKLDVGRELTRGLGAGANPDVGCKAAEDHREEIEEVLKGADMVFVTAGEGGGTGTGGAPVVANIARSLGALTIGVVTRPFGFEGKRRATQAESGIAMLREEVDTLIVIPNDRLLSISDRQVSVLDAFKAADQVLLSGVQGITDLITTPGLINLDFADVKSVMSGAGSALMGIGSARGDDRAVAAAEMAISSPLLEASIDGAHGVLLSIQGGSDLGLFEINEAAQLVANSAAPEANIIFGAVIDDALGDEVRVTVIAAGFDEPEVNGGVAREHRPVDPPEAAAPTGGVTSGREGSSAQAASTAAGASGASASSMPWIAPSRPAEPAPAPEQETARPVAPPVSRPAEPAPTYQAPATPPAPAESEPVAAEPTAEAPAGPEHGAAEAQPAETFTYGGPAPEPAQPEARRPEPQEQYEERQDGQPNHIHAVSDASADRRGEVPTPRRRVIFDDPDDLDVPEFLK; the protein is encoded by the coding sequence GTGGCAGCACCGCAGAACTACCTCGCGGTCATCAAAGTCGTCGGCATCGGCGGCGGCGGTGTCAACGCCGTCAACCGAATGATCGAAGAGGGGCTCAAGGGCGTCGAGTTCATCGCCATCAATACCGACGCCCAGGCGCTGCTGATGAGTGACGCCGACGTCAAGCTCGACGTCGGACGAGAACTCACGCGCGGCCTGGGAGCCGGAGCCAACCCCGACGTCGGCTGCAAGGCGGCCGAGGACCACAGGGAGGAGATCGAGGAGGTCCTCAAGGGGGCCGACATGGTCTTCGTCACCGCGGGCGAGGGGGGCGGCACCGGTACCGGCGGCGCCCCGGTCGTCGCGAACATCGCGCGGTCCCTGGGCGCCCTCACGATCGGTGTGGTCACGCGGCCCTTCGGCTTCGAGGGCAAGCGCAGGGCCACGCAGGCCGAGTCGGGGATAGCGATGCTCCGCGAGGAGGTCGACACACTCATCGTGATTCCCAACGACCGGCTGCTGTCCATCTCTGACCGCCAGGTCAGCGTGCTGGACGCGTTCAAGGCCGCCGACCAGGTCCTGCTCTCCGGTGTGCAGGGCATCACCGACCTGATCACCACACCGGGCCTGATCAACCTGGACTTCGCCGACGTGAAGTCGGTCATGTCCGGGGCGGGATCGGCGCTCATGGGCATCGGCTCCGCGCGAGGGGACGATCGTGCGGTCGCGGCGGCGGAGATGGCGATCTCGTCGCCACTGCTCGAAGCGAGCATCGACGGGGCGCACGGGGTCCTGCTGTCCATCCAGGGCGGTTCCGACCTGGGGCTGTTCGAGATCAACGAGGCAGCCCAGCTGGTGGCGAACTCGGCGGCACCCGAGGCCAACATCATCTTCGGCGCCGTCATCGACGACGCTCTGGGCGACGAGGTCCGTGTGACCGTCATCGCCGCGGGCTTCGACGAACCCGAGGTCAACGGAGGGGTGGCCCGGGAGCACCGGCCGGTGGACCCTCCTGAGGCCGCCGCCCCCACCGGGGGCGTCACGTCCGGACGGGAGGGATCGTCCGCCCAGGCGGCGTCCACCGCCGCGGGCGCGAGCGGGGCGTCGGCCAGCAGCATGCCGTGGATCGCGCCGTCCCGACCGGCCGAGCCCGCTCCTGCCCCCGAGCAGGAGACCGCACGGCCGGTGGCGCCGCCGGTGAGCCGTCCGGCCGAGCCGGCGCCGACGTACCAGGCGCCGGCCACGCCGCCCGCTCCGGCCGAGTCGGAGCCGGTCGCGGCCGAGCCGACCGCGGAGGCGCCGGCGGGGCCGGAGCACGGTGCCGCCGAGGCCCAGCCGGCGGAGACCTTCACCTACGGGGGCCCCGCTCCCGAGCCCGCGCAGCCGGAGGCCCGGCGGCCCGAGCCGCAGGAGCAGTACGAGGAGCGGCAGGACGGCCAGCCCAACCACATCCACGCCGTGTCGGACGCGTCGGCGGACCGTCGCGGCGAGGTGCCCACACCTCGGCGCCGGGTGATCTTCGACGACCCCGACGACCTGGACGTGCCGGAGTTCCTGAAGTAG
- a CDS encoding cell division protein FtsQ/DivIB: MSTDQDEATAPAPAPAARTRSDPWKVAFVALLVVSLVCVVTWVLLGSRLLVVRGVTVTGLDRVSSEEVVDAVDVRTGTPLIRVDLDRSAARAESLDLVESATVKRGWPATLRVEVVERRPLLAIRVGEEYRLVDADGVRIEDSSTRPGTHPLVRVTGEIEGSDAVRAAAEIVEQAPDSLLAQIQLIDATDTEAISVELGNGALVEWGDPERTRDKSEILRVLMREHPPAEDRVYDVGTPDLAIVR; this comes from the coding sequence ATGAGCACTGACCAGGACGAGGCCACCGCACCCGCACCTGCTCCGGCCGCGCGGACCAGGTCCGATCCGTGGAAGGTCGCCTTCGTGGCGCTTCTCGTCGTCTCCCTGGTCTGCGTCGTCACCTGGGTCCTGCTCGGTTCCCGTCTGCTGGTGGTGCGCGGTGTGACGGTCACCGGCCTGGACCGGGTCTCCTCCGAGGAGGTCGTGGACGCCGTCGACGTACGGACGGGCACGCCGTTGATCCGGGTGGACCTGGACCGCAGCGCCGCCCGGGCGGAGTCCCTCGACCTCGTCGAGTCCGCGACGGTCAAGCGCGGCTGGCCGGCGACCCTGCGGGTGGAGGTCGTCGAGCGCCGCCCGCTGCTGGCCATCCGTGTGGGCGAGGAGTACCGGCTGGTGGACGCGGACGGCGTGCGGATCGAGGACTCCTCGACACGGCCCGGTACCCATCCGCTGGTCCGGGTCACGGGCGAGATCGAGGGTAGTGACGCGGTCCGGGCCGCCGCCGAGATCGTCGAACAGGCGCCGGACTCGCTGCTCGCCCAGATCCAGCTCATCGACGCCACCGACACCGAGGCGATCTCCGTGGAACTCGGCAACGGCGCGCTCGTGGAGTGGGGTGATCCCGAACGCACCCGGGACAAGAGCGAGATCCTGCGGGTTCTCATGCGCGAGCATCCGCCCGCCGAGGACCGCGTCTACGACGTCGGTACTCCGGATCTGGCCATCGTCCGGTGA
- the pgeF gene encoding peptidoglycan editing factor PgeF, whose product MGNVIDLGHGVRAAVTERDGGVSAPPFASLNLGLGSGDERAPVMENRERAAARLGFSHERVVWMNQVHSTDVLVATGPGGVGTCDGVVTSRPDLVLASLAADCLPVLAADGAAGVLGAAHSGRLGTAGGVAVRLVEAMVEQGARPDRVRVHLGPTICGKCYEVPPALQAETARDTPEAACSTRQGTTGVDMLAAVTAQLRRAGVTEISSDGRCTLESPELFSHRREAPTGRFASFVWRT is encoded by the coding sequence ATGGGCAACGTCATCGATCTGGGGCACGGTGTCCGTGCCGCCGTCACCGAACGGGACGGAGGCGTGTCCGCGCCGCCGTTCGCGTCGCTGAACCTCGGTCTGGGGTCGGGGGACGAACGGGCACCGGTCATGGAGAACCGGGAGCGTGCCGCCGCCCGTCTCGGCTTCTCTCACGAGCGCGTGGTGTGGATGAACCAGGTGCACAGCACCGACGTGCTCGTGGCCACCGGTCCCGGCGGTGTGGGGACCTGCGACGGAGTGGTGACCTCCCGGCCCGATCTGGTCCTGGCCTCGCTGGCCGCCGACTGTCTGCCCGTCCTGGCCGCCGACGGGGCGGCCGGGGTCCTGGGCGCCGCCCACTCAGGACGTCTGGGCACCGCAGGGGGAGTGGCCGTCCGACTGGTCGAGGCGATGGTGGAACAGGGCGCCCGCCCGGACCGCGTCCGCGTCCACCTGGGTCCGACCATCTGCGGCAAGTGCTACGAGGTTCCGCCCGCGCTACAGGCCGAGACCGCCCGGGACACGCCCGAGGCGGCGTGCTCCACCCGCCAGGGCACCACCGGCGTCGACATGCTCGCCGCCGTCACCGCCCAGTTGCGCCGCGCGGGCGTCACCGAGATCTCCAGCGACGGCCGCTGCACCCTGGAGAGCCCCGAGCTCTTCTCCCACCGGCGGGAGGCGCCGACGGGCCGGTTCGCGTCCTTCGTGTGGCGCACCTGA
- a CDS encoding YggS family pyridoxal phosphate-dependent enzyme, whose translation MSHADPARVEQVRANLHAARARIETACLKADRDPSEVSLIAVTKTHPASDVRILASLGVTDVGENRDQEAAPKAAETADLGLTWHFVGQLQTNKARSVASYADVVHSVDRAKLARALGERAEAAGRRLTCLVQVNLDEDSRAGVIGPRGGVDPADALELAARVEEQDALTLGGVMAVAPLGGDPSQAFARLKGVADRIRDRYARATMVSAGMTADLESAVARGATHVRLGTALLGDRGPIVG comes from the coding sequence GTGTCACACGCCGACCCCGCACGCGTCGAACAGGTCCGGGCGAACCTCCACGCGGCACGGGCCAGGATCGAGACCGCCTGCCTCAAGGCCGACCGGGACCCCTCCGAGGTGTCCCTGATTGCGGTCACCAAGACCCACCCCGCCAGTGATGTCCGGATTCTGGCCTCCCTCGGTGTCACCGACGTGGGCGAGAACCGCGACCAGGAGGCGGCGCCCAAGGCCGCCGAGACCGCGGACCTCGGTCTGACCTGGCACTTCGTGGGTCAGCTCCAGACCAACAAGGCGCGTTCGGTGGCCTCCTACGCCGACGTCGTGCACTCGGTGGACCGCGCCAAGCTGGCACGGGCCCTGGGCGAGCGGGCGGAGGCGGCCGGCAGGCGTCTGACCTGCCTCGTCCAGGTCAACCTCGACGAGGACTCGCGTGCGGGCGTCATCGGTCCGCGCGGCGGGGTCGACCCCGCCGACGCGCTGGAGCTGGCCGCGCGCGTGGAGGAGCAGGACGCGCTCACGCTCGGCGGTGTGATGGCCGTGGCCCCGCTCGGCGGGGACCCGTCGCAGGCGTTCGCGCGGCTCAAAGGAGTCGCGGACCGCATCCGCGATCGTTACGCTCGGGCCACGATGGTGTCCGCGGGGATGACCGCGGACCTGGAATCGGCGGTCGCGCGGGGAGCGACACACGTGCGGCTCGGCACGGCGTTGCTCGGCGACCGCGGGCCGATCGTGGGGTAA